A DNA window from Hydractinia symbiolongicarpus strain clone_291-10 chromosome 6, HSymV2.1, whole genome shotgun sequence contains the following coding sequences:
- the LOC130647744 gene encoding exostosin-1a-like: MPPYRKRNVYPRAIAVGVVISFVFAFLFFILKLELWKKESLSVRKYGRRTQDYISKTTILRINNHIQQRDYYLQFQDFKKEPNLKYTQKKCETLKECFNFDKCLSGFYVYVYPLLENEFISPMYIKILQSIKSSQYYTNDPTKACIFILSLDTLDRDILSQNFVKHINKKISKLEYWNGGKNHLIFNLFSGTWPNYTDELSFDIGHAMIAKSSFSQETTRQHFDISFLLLPQNHPQRIINFINKTNQHNSLEKNVDIFPVKRKYLLAFKGKRYLYGIGSRSRNMLHVINNNKDIVLLTTCRHGKGWEKYKDDRCDEDNTNYDRYDYVDLLANSTFCLVPRGRRLGSFRFLEAMQYGCIPVLLSNGWQLPFEEVLDWSKFSLNINENMLLQLPDIIRGISDDEILAKKQQTRFIYHTYFASVEKITHTTLQVLRRRITSHMQQSYLVWNTSPGALNIDYRFSKSLLSFPSYYSIMHTKPVKKFTAVILAVSPVYRSSSPLFNLIKSINLSNYLDQILVIWLPNSNIPDKTKWPRTKVTLRVIHPPKKTMNARFISIGLLKKDLVNTDAVFMFDEDVVINTSEIDFVFSVWYSNPSRLVGFSPESHYMDASQEAPRWRYTSKQINQFSMIRTTCAIFHKYYSYLYTMKPRPGLHELVEREKTCESLAMNFLISKHTNQPPIKVAHSSQFKDGAHLKARLQTVFTPQQLLETKERCFGELIEIFDGLPLLHSKIAMNPVLYKDPVSISRKKYRTLE, translated from the exons ATGCCCCCTTATCGTAAACGAAATGTGTATCCAAGAGCCATAGCCGTTGGTGTAGTAATATCATTTGTATTTGCATTTTTATTCTTCATTCTGAAGCTGGAACTTTGGAAGAAGGAAAGTTTAAGCGTTAGAAAATATGGCAGAAGAACTCAAGATTATATATCCAAAACAACTATATTACGAATCAATAACCACATACAGCAAAGAGATTACTATTTACAAtttcaagattttaaaaaagaacctaacctaaaatatacacaaaagaaatgtgAAACTTTGAAAGAgtgttttaattttgacaaaTGTCTTTCTGGATTTTATGTTTATGTATATCCTCTCTTAGAAAATGAATTTATTTCCCCTATGTATATTAAGATATTACAGAGTATTAAATCAAGTCAATATTATACTAATGATCCCACAAAAGCTTGTATATTTATACTGTCATTGGACACACTAGATCGGGACATTCTCAGTCAAAACTTTGTTAAACATATAAACAAAAAGATTTCCAAATTAGAGTATTGGAATGGTGGAAAAAACCATCTTATATTTAACTTATTTTCTGGTACATGGCCTAATTATACAGATGAATTATCATTCGATATTGGACATGCTATGATTGCAAAGTCATCTTTTTCCCAAGAGACCACACGACAACATTTTGATATCAGTTTTCTTCTATTACCACAAAATCATCCACAAcgaataataaattttattaataaaaccAATCAACACAATAGCTTAGAAAAAAATGTGGATATATTTCCTGTAAAAAGGAAATATCTTCTAGCGTTCAAAGGAAAACGATATTTGTATGGTATTGGGAGTAGGAGTCGAAATATGttacatgtaataaataataataaagatatAGTTTTATTAACAACTTGCAGACATGGAAAAGGTTGGGAGAAATATAAAGATGATCGTTGTGATGAGGATAACACAAATTACGATAG ATATGACTATGTTGACCTACTAGCAAATTCAACATTCTGTTTGGTTCCAAGAGGTCGCCGTCTTGGTTCTTTTCGCTTTTTAGAAGCCATGCAATATGGATGTATTCCTGTTCTCCTAAGTAATGGTTGGCAATTACCATTTGAAGAAGTTTTAGATTGGtccaaattttctttaaatattaatGAAAATATGCTACTTCAATTACCAGACATCATTAGAGGTATATCTGATGATGAAATCCtggcaaaaaaacaacaaacaaggtTCATCtaccatacatattttgcaTCTGTTGAAAAAATTACACATACAACACTTCAG gTCTTACGCCGAAGAATCACATCTCACATGCAGCAATCTTATTTAGTTTGGAATACTTCCCCTGGAGCACTGAACATAGATTACAGATTTTCAAAGTCGCTTTTAAGCTTTCCATCATATTATTCAATTATGCATACAAAGCCAGTGAAAAAGTTCACAGCTGTCATATTGGCTGTTTCGCCAGTCTATCGATCATCATCACCATTATTTAACCTGATAAAATCTATCAACCTTTCAAATTATTTAGATCAG ATCTTAGTTATATGGTTGCCAAATTCAAACATTCCAGATAAAACAAAATGGCCTCGCACAAAAGTTACATTACGGGTTATCCACCCACCAAAGAAA ACGATGAATGCCAGATTCATCAGTAttggtttgttaaaaaaagatttggtTAACACTGATGCTGTGTTTATGTTTGATGAAGATGTTGTCATTAACACATCCGAG ATTGACTTTGTCTTCTCTGTTTGGTATTCTAACCCATCACGGTTAGTTGGTTTCTCCCCCGAGTCTCATTACATGGACGCGTCACAAGAAGCACCACGGTGGAGGTATACGTCGAAACAAATAAATCAATTCTCAATGATTCGAACAACATGCGCCATCTTTCACAA ATATTACAGCTATCTTTACACTATGAAGCCTCGACCAGGTTTACACGAGCTTGTCGAACGTGAAAAAACATGCGAATCGCTCGCCATGAATTTTTTAATCAGCAAACACACGAACCAACCACCAATTAAAGTTGCGCATTCTTCGCAGTTTAAAGATGGCGCGCATTTGAAAGCGCGCCTACAAACTGTGTTTACACCTCAACAACTTTTAGAAACAAAAGAGAGATGTTTTGGCGAGTTAATTGAAATATTTGACGGGTTACCCTTGCTGCATTCAAAAATTGCTATGAATCCTGTCCTGTATAAAGATCCCGTCTCGATAAGTAGGAAAAAGTACAGGACGTTGGAGTAG